Proteins from one Lewinella sp. 4G2 genomic window:
- a CDS encoding DEAD/DEAH box helicase encodes MLLSLHDRLKKDILSLDYDDFVHLVAIMLQGYEVSIYDLFQTAFVVTGQRSSSYTERSVEKLLKRELVYTTWRTVAISAQYRVPTVFAAQQLRPGHLKALIAQVNQQRSFPSGDSPHSRMGRRYADIGLRAIHKILLDKSREFRSLYRELEQQTPYLMYERTGALSRVDAVLGTIDWPFWDERDAVFQELTWISIQKNYRNWDEATAQRMEVGFQRLFVGNQRLPEIARAGLVLAWGHFRERTDLFSGDDGLQFLAAITSGRQPDAFSVESINPTGTQSVGFVAAAQLLYLYGKKLIDATTLSTTANTFKYSNYPILVNCIIALSLVENERPVEGENLYEAQLKSDIRHPLDWLIALLCAGWMGYKLRTSQLSPLLTILEAGEFDNVPWLHGEILFALRAVSPATFTAHQTKIGALTQVPAESGLYGLLPQKPTWAYTLRQLQKATAASATEATDPEFRTIWIVDFDNQEVMCKEQKMGKKGWSKGRRVKWMELINPKASANLEEADQRAVQGISMTDGRIVRAGGYYSEDMLHASFGRILYEIADHPRIYLGDKQRIPLELKRAEAELQVSETAAGLKLSFDPPVERAGYVWRKDTPTRYKVYHLTEEQAQIAFSVGEGVEIPNTERDKVETVVEQIRPRIHVQSTLDLIDEDLESISGSTKPCFHLLPFGEGYKVELYVKPVPEHSIYFKPGDGLPRSIVVLEEGRRLLERNLEEERNEAAEAILSCPTLARTPQDNYEWAIGETQTALRILLELRKLVQDDLIYIEHPKGEKLKIVAQAGQDTLALKVGKSRDWFEVDGQLTVNEERVASLQSLLEHLKEQRENPFIELGEGEFLAITDELRDKVLEMEGLLHQRGKGLQLPTLAAGAFDAIAEDLEDVEFDDNWRGALDRIKLAESIRPRVPRNFNAELRDYQVEGYKWMMRLAEWGVGGCLADDMGLGKTVQSLAMLTARADKGPALVIAPASVTRNWARETEKFAPALLPVLIASRTDAQHLSDLGNGDLALVSYGLLPFIGEELEAKEWATIVIDEAQAIKNAVTKRAKIVQNLSADFKLATTGTPIENHLGELWSLFRFLNPGLLGGKKAFNEKYNRPIAVHGDEQMREALKRLVQPFILRRRKDEVLTELPPKTEIILEVALSEEETALYEAMRRQALKEIAEAGEQERRFKVLAQLTKLRQAACHPRLVRPTSKIGSAKLELVGETILEILDNGHKALIFSQFVKHLKIVENWVKGQGIAYQYLDGSTPGKQRETAVNKFQAGEGDVFLISLKAGGTGLNLTEADYVLHLDPWWNPAAEDQASDRAHRIGQQRPVTVYRFVSQGTIEEQIIALHSEKRDLADQILSGTGNAGKLGVDEILTLIAEG; translated from the coding sequence ATGCTACTATCCCTGCACGACCGCCTGAAAAAGGACATTTTATCGCTGGATTACGACGATTTCGTCCACCTCGTCGCCATCATGCTGCAGGGTTACGAAGTGAGTATTTACGATCTATTTCAGACAGCTTTTGTCGTCACTGGCCAGCGTAGTTCGAGCTATACGGAACGGTCGGTGGAGAAGCTATTAAAGCGAGAATTGGTCTACACGACTTGGCGCACCGTGGCCATTTCGGCGCAGTACCGCGTGCCTACCGTATTCGCCGCTCAGCAGTTGCGGCCGGGGCATTTGAAGGCTTTGATTGCGCAAGTGAACCAGCAACGCTCCTTCCCTTCGGGCGATTCACCGCACAGCCGGATGGGCCGCCGGTATGCGGATATCGGTCTGCGGGCCATCCATAAAATTCTGTTGGATAAGTCGCGTGAATTCCGCTCGCTCTACCGCGAGCTCGAGCAACAGACGCCGTACCTGATGTACGAGCGCACGGGCGCGCTCTCCCGCGTAGATGCCGTGCTGGGCACCATCGACTGGCCATTTTGGGACGAGCGGGACGCGGTCTTCCAGGAATTAACCTGGATATCCATTCAAAAAAATTACCGCAACTGGGATGAAGCCACGGCGCAGCGCATGGAGGTTGGGTTTCAGCGCCTTTTCGTCGGGAACCAGCGGCTGCCGGAAATTGCCAGGGCTGGCTTGGTCCTGGCCTGGGGACACTTCCGTGAGCGTACTGATTTATTTAGTGGCGACGACGGTCTGCAATTTTTAGCCGCCATCACCTCGGGCCGCCAACCCGACGCCTTTTCGGTAGAAAGTATTAATCCTACCGGCACCCAATCCGTAGGTTTCGTGGCCGCAGCGCAGCTACTTTATCTATATGGTAAAAAATTAATTGATGCAACTACGCTTTCCACTACGGCGAATACTTTTAAATACAGCAACTACCCTATTTTAGTTAATTGCATCATTGCGCTATCACTCGTTGAAAACGAGCGCCCGGTAGAAGGCGAAAATTTATACGAAGCCCAATTAAAAAGTGATATCCGCCACCCGCTCGATTGGCTCATTGCGCTGCTCTGCGCCGGGTGGATGGGGTACAAACTGCGTACTTCCCAACTCAGCCCCCTCCTTACCATCCTGGAAGCGGGTGAATTTGATAACGTCCCCTGGCTACACGGCGAGATCCTCTTTGCCCTGCGCGCTGTTTCTCCGGCGACCTTCACGGCTCACCAAACTAAGATCGGGGCGCTGACGCAGGTGCCAGCTGAGTCGGGACTTTACGGACTCCTCCCCCAAAAACCAACCTGGGCCTATACCTTAAGACAGCTCCAAAAAGCAACCGCCGCCAGCGCCACCGAAGCGACGGACCCCGAGTTCCGGACCATCTGGATCGTCGATTTCGACAACCAGGAAGTGATGTGCAAGGAACAAAAAATGGGCAAGAAAGGCTGGAGCAAGGGCCGCCGCGTAAAGTGGATGGAACTCATCAACCCCAAAGCCAGCGCCAACCTGGAAGAAGCCGACCAACGCGCCGTGCAGGGCATCTCCATGACGGACGGCCGCATCGTGAGAGCCGGAGGCTACTATTCCGAGGATATGCTCCACGCCAGCTTCGGCCGCATCCTCTACGAAATTGCGGACCACCCCCGCATCTACCTAGGCGACAAACAACGAATCCCCCTCGAACTGAAACGGGCTGAAGCGGAACTGCAAGTCTCCGAAACCGCCGCCGGCCTCAAACTGAGTTTTGACCCACCCGTAGAGCGCGCCGGCTACGTCTGGCGGAAGGATACCCCTACCCGCTACAAAGTGTACCACCTGACGGAAGAACAAGCCCAGATCGCTTTCTCAGTCGGCGAAGGCGTGGAGATCCCCAATACGGAGCGGGATAAAGTGGAGACCGTCGTCGAACAAATCCGCCCCCGCATTCACGTGCAGTCAACGCTGGACCTCATCGACGAAGATCTGGAATCCATCAGCGGTAGTACTAAGCCCTGCTTTCACCTGCTGCCCTTCGGGGAAGGGTACAAAGTGGAACTTTACGTAAAGCCCGTCCCGGAACATTCCATCTACTTTAAACCGGGTGATGGTTTGCCGCGGTCCATCGTCGTCCTGGAAGAAGGCCGTCGCTTGCTGGAACGCAACCTCGAAGAAGAGCGCAACGAAGCCGCAGAGGCCATCCTTAGTTGCCCCACCCTGGCGCGGACGCCGCAGGACAATTACGAATGGGCGATCGGTGAAACCCAAACCGCCCTCCGCATCCTCCTCGAACTGCGCAAACTCGTGCAGGACGATCTCATTTACATCGAACACCCGAAGGGCGAAAAACTGAAGATCGTGGCTCAGGCCGGACAGGACACCCTTGCCCTCAAAGTCGGCAAGAGCCGCGATTGGTTTGAGGTGGATGGGCAACTGACCGTCAACGAAGAACGGGTGGCGAGCCTCCAATCTTTGCTTGAGCACCTTAAAGAACAGCGGGAAAACCCCTTCATCGAATTGGGCGAAGGCGAATTCCTCGCCATCACGGATGAGCTGCGCGATAAAGTCCTAGAAATGGAAGGCCTCCTCCACCAACGGGGCAAAGGACTACAACTTCCCACCCTCGCGGCGGGTGCCTTCGACGCTATCGCCGAGGACCTCGAGGACGTAGAGTTCGACGACAACTGGCGGGGTGCCCTCGACCGGATTAAACTGGCCGAAAGCATCCGCCCCCGCGTGCCCCGCAACTTCAATGCGGAACTGCGCGACTACCAGGTAGAAGGCTACAAGTGGATGATGCGCCTCGCCGAATGGGGCGTCGGTGGCTGCCTGGCTGATGACATGGGCCTGGGTAAAACCGTCCAGTCACTCGCCATGCTGACTGCCAGGGCGGATAAGGGGCCGGCACTCGTCATTGCCCCGGCCTCCGTTACCCGTAACTGGGCCAGGGAAACGGAAAAGTTTGCCCCGGCGCTGCTGCCCGTTCTCATCGCCTCCCGCACCGACGCCCAGCACCTGTCGGACCTTGGGAATGGCGACCTGGCGCTGGTCAGCTACGGGCTACTCCCATTCATCGGGGAAGAATTGGAAGCCAAGGAGTGGGCCACGATCGTCATCGACGAAGCCCAGGCCATCAAAAATGCAGTGACCAAACGCGCTAAAATTGTGCAAAACCTGAGTGCCGACTTCAAACTGGCCACCACCGGTACGCCGATTGAGAATCATTTAGGTGAATTGTGGAGCCTCTTCCGTTTCCTCAACCCCGGCCTACTCGGAGGGAAGAAAGCGTTTAACGAAAAGTACAACCGCCCCATCGCGGTACACGGCGACGAACAGATGCGGGAGGCGCTGAAACGCCTGGTGCAACCCTTTATTCTGCGCCGTCGTAAGGATGAAGTCCTTACTGAACTGCCGCCCAAAACGGAGATCATTCTCGAGGTAGCCCTCAGCGAGGAAGAGACGGCACTCTACGAAGCCATGCGCCGCCAGGCCCTCAAAGAAATTGCGGAAGCCGGCGAGCAGGAACGGCGGTTCAAGGTCCTCGCTCAACTCACCAAACTGCGGCAGGCGGCGTGCCACCCCCGGCTCGTCCGCCCAACTTCCAAGATCGGTTCCGCCAAGCTGGAGCTGGTCGGAGAAACCATCCTGGAGATCCTAGATAATGGCCACAAGGCTCTCATTTTTTCTCAGTTCGTCAAGCACCTGAAAATTGTCGAAAATTGGGTCAAAGGCCAGGGCATCGCCTACCAATACCTCGACGGATCGACGCCGGGCAAGCAGCGGGAGACCGCCGTCAATAAATTCCAGGCCGGCGAGGGCGATGTATTTCTCATCAGCCTTAAGGCGGGCGGCACGGGCCTCAACCTCACTGAAGCCGACTACGTCCTCCATCTCGACCCCTGGTGGAACCCGGCCGCCGAAGACCAGGCCAGCGACCGCGCCCATCGCATCGGCCAGCAACGCCCGGTGACGGTTTACCGCTTCGTCAGCCAGGGCACGATCGAGGAGCAGATCATTGCTCTCCACTCAGAAAAAAGGGACCTTGCGGACCAAATTTTGTCCGGCACCGGGAACGCGGGTAAACTTGGGGTGGATGAGATTTTGACCTTGATTGCGGAGGGGTAA
- a CDS encoding flavin reductase family protein: protein MTINATTATAKELYRIMSTAVAPRPICFASTVSAAGAVNLSPYSFFNVMSVNPPILGFAVTRRGADNSTKDTLNNVLEVPEVCINIVEHRYVEQMSLASTQYPPGVNEFEKAALSQVPSEGIRPPRLGEASISFECTVDQVIALGDGPIAGNLVLARIKTIHLADDILGNDGKVDSEKLDLVGRMGGNHYVRATEAAKFLVAKPTGQPGLGIDGLPERVRFSEELSGNELGRLGNLTTLPTPEELAATREEARVQYALLDGEEALVTLAKESLAVGDTEFALRVLLVE, encoded by the coding sequence ATGACCATCAACGCCACCACCGCTACCGCCAAAGAACTCTACCGCATCATGTCCACCGCCGTCGCGCCGCGGCCCATTTGCTTTGCGAGCACGGTCAGTGCGGCGGGTGCGGTCAACCTCAGCCCCTACAGTTTTTTCAACGTCATGAGCGTCAATCCCCCCATCCTCGGCTTTGCCGTTACGCGGCGGGGGGCGGATAATTCTACCAAGGATACGCTCAATAATGTCCTGGAAGTCCCGGAGGTCTGCATCAACATCGTCGAGCACCGTTACGTCGAGCAGATGTCGCTAGCCAGCACTCAGTATCCACCCGGCGTCAACGAGTTTGAGAAGGCGGCGCTGTCGCAGGTGCCAAGTGAAGGGATCAGGCCGCCCCGGCTGGGGGAAGCCTCCATCAGCTTTGAATGTACCGTAGACCAAGTAATCGCCCTCGGTGACGGACCGATCGCCGGCAACCTGGTACTAGCCAGAATAAAGACCATCCACCTGGCCGATGACATCCTCGGTAATGACGGCAAAGTGGACAGCGAAAAGCTGGACCTGGTCGGCAGGATGGGCGGCAACCATTACGTCCGCGCGACGGAGGCGGCGAAGTTCCTCGTCGCTAAACCCACCGGCCAGCCCGGCCTGGGCATCGACGGATTACCGGAACGCGTCCGCTTCAGTGAAGAACTATCTGGGAATGAGCTCGGCAGACTGGGTAACCTCACCACCCTTCCAACGCCGGAGGAGCTGGCTGCCACCCGTGAAGAAGCCCGCGTGCAGTACGCTTTACTTGATGGGGAGGAGGCATTGGTTACTTTAGCGAAGGAGAGCTTGGCGGTGGGGGATACGGAATTTGCTTTGCGGGTTTTGTTGGTGGAGTGA
- a CDS encoding GCN5 family acetyltransferase: MKYPHATDPNKVGTYPASVKSGGGYVWDTVLEYRVWLHPELGAEDIFDGDDYFYAFESHKEALKFSSSVKGTEQPLVLVFQQEYIDEPEPETYQLVRQERITEWDPAWLSRSKRDEKTVTLFFENPIPDRLDLLRQ, translated from the coding sequence ATGAAATACCCACACGCTACTGATCCCAATAAAGTGGGCACTTATCCTGCATCAGTGAAGTCTGGTGGGGGTTATGTGTGGGATACAGTCTTGGAATACAGAGTATGGCTTCATCCAGAATTAGGGGCAGAGGATATTTTTGACGGTGATGATTACTTCTACGCATTTGAAAGCCACAAAGAGGCACTGAAATTTTCGTCTTCCGTAAAGGGTACCGAACAGCCTTTAGTACTAGTTTTTCAACAAGAATACATTGACGAACCCGAGCCGGAAACCTATCAGCTTGTTAGACAAGAAAGGATTACAGAATGGGATCCTGCGTGGTTATCGAGAAGCAAAAGAGATGAAAAAACGGTAACCCTATTTTTTGAGAATCCAATTCCTGACAGATTAGACCTGCTCCGACAATAG
- a CDS encoding gamma carbonic anhydrase family protein, which yields MALFIPVRGHDPLIGARTFLAQTATIIGEVTLGDDCSVWFNAVVRGDVNHITCGDRVNIQDGVIIHGTYERAGTTIGNDVSIGHRACVHGCTIHDSVLIGMGAIIMDGAVIESNVIIGAGAVVPAGMHCEANSVYAGIPAKKIKDLDPAQREDTIERIAAAYPKYASWFVEESRKG from the coding sequence ATGGCTCTCTTCATCCCCGTCCGCGGTCACGATCCTTTAATTGGTGCCCGCACTTTTCTGGCCCAAACTGCCACCATCATTGGAGAAGTAACCCTGGGTGATGACTGCTCGGTATGGTTTAACGCCGTGGTTCGTGGAGACGTTAACCACATCACTTGTGGCGACCGCGTCAACATTCAGGATGGAGTAATCATCCACGGCACCTACGAACGGGCTGGAACGACGATTGGAAATGACGTGAGCATCGGCCACCGGGCCTGCGTACACGGGTGTACCATCCACGATAGCGTCCTGATTGGGATGGGTGCGATCATTATGGATGGGGCGGTGATTGAGTCCAACGTCATCATCGGAGCCGGGGCGGTGGTGCCGGCGGGTATGCACTGCGAAGCCAATTCCGTCTACGCCGGCATCCCCGCCAAGAAGATTAAAGACCTCGACCCGGCGCAGCGAGAGGATACGATTGAACGGATTGCGGCGGCTTACCCTAAGTATGCGAGTTGGTTTGTGGAAGAGTCACGTAAAGGATGA
- a CDS encoding aldo/keto reductase family oxidoreductase produces MHADQIQLAPAGPIISRIVAGTMTWGEWGAEHSAHQMAELIMTCLENGITTFDHADIYGHYSNESDFGEALSELSPGVRQQIQLVSKCGIRMTTHRRPENRIKSYDTSKTYIIESAERSLQNLRTDYLDLFLIHRPDPLMDPAEVGEAFQELKDAGKVRHFGVSNFTTAQFDLINDCFPLVTNQVECNPLHPDLLFDGTFDELLRKQVKPMIWSPIGGNAYFKGEGTNVLRLRDMVKTLGEKYGVSENVILLAWLLKHPAGLVPVVGTTKAERLIEAKSALAIDLDRQDWFAVLEAARGFEVA; encoded by the coding sequence ATGCACGCTGACCAGATCCAACTCGCCCCCGCCGGCCCTATCATCTCCCGCATCGTCGCCGGAACCATGACCTGGGGAGAATGGGGCGCTGAACACTCCGCCCACCAAATGGCGGAACTCATCATGACCTGCCTCGAAAACGGCATCACGACCTTCGACCACGCGGATATCTACGGGCACTACTCCAACGAATCGGATTTCGGGGAAGCGCTTTCCGAACTCAGTCCCGGCGTGCGCCAGCAGATCCAGCTTGTCTCAAAGTGTGGCATTCGGATGACGACCCACCGCCGGCCGGAAAACCGTATCAAGAGCTACGACACGAGCAAAACCTACATCATCGAGAGCGCGGAACGATCCCTCCAAAATTTGCGGACGGACTACCTGGACCTCTTCCTGATCCACCGCCCCGATCCACTCATGGATCCGGCCGAAGTTGGAGAAGCCTTTCAGGAGCTGAAGGACGCGGGAAAGGTCCGCCACTTCGGCGTGAGCAATTTCACGACGGCGCAGTTTGACCTGATCAATGATTGTTTTCCACTCGTCACGAACCAGGTGGAGTGTAATCCTTTGCACCCGGACCTATTATTCGATGGCACCTTTGATGAGTTACTGCGGAAGCAAGTTAAACCCATGATCTGGAGCCCCATTGGCGGTAATGCCTACTTCAAAGGGGAAGGCACCAATGTGCTCCGTCTTCGCGATATGGTCAAGACCCTGGGCGAGAAGTACGGCGTATCGGAGAACGTCATCCTGCTGGCCTGGCTACTGAAGCATCCGGCTGGCCTCGTCCCCGTAGTCGGCACCACCAAAGCGGAGCGCTTGATCGAAGCTAAGTCTGCCCTGGCAATTGATTTGGACCGGCAGGACTGGTTTGCGGTTTTGGAAGCGGCGCGGGGTTTTGAGGTAGCGTGA
- a CDS encoding transmembrane 220 family protein, which yields MKYFSLAIAVLFSLAAYWQLNDPDPGQWVAVYGMVAYVSVRYFFGGLRPIVALLPAVAIFVWWCTYIPAFADWVSQGMPTITGSMKAENEYIELTREFLGLLLAWVALATYAYLSRPGRTKDASLLDAA from the coding sequence ATGAAATACTTCTCCCTTGCCATTGCCGTTCTCTTCAGTCTCGCAGCCTACTGGCAACTGAACGACCCGGACCCCGGGCAGTGGGTAGCCGTCTACGGCATGGTGGCTTACGTTTCCGTTCGCTACTTTTTTGGTGGATTGCGGCCCATCGTAGCCTTGTTACCGGCCGTGGCCATCTTCGTTTGGTGGTGTACCTACATCCCTGCCTTCGCCGATTGGGTAAGCCAGGGGATGCCCACCATCACCGGTTCAATGAAGGCGGAGAACGAATACATCGAGTTGACGCGAGAATTTTTGGGTCTATTACTGGCTTGGGTTGCACTAGCCACCTACGCTTATCTTTCTCGTCCGGGACGCACCAAGGATGCCTCCCTGCTCGACGCAGCCTGA
- a CDS encoding phosphatase PAP2 family protein, giving the protein MPSRTEELRPVIKRDDRLLLKVVIGLFLTYAILAIIVVSAGLDRWTTLDRTFTLALQRASSPTMDAIMEFISWWASVPGACIVILGMGLLFALRKRWVEVGFMFLPLLVVPIVSVVKRLFNRARPTADTVRVIRDFNHESFPSGHVVFYVVLFGLVTYLLYRHWRISNWLRFPIIAFSIFLIATVPFSRMYLGAHWFTDVTAGFVLGAMLLIGLVVWYNRVLRNRNKGAAAGAV; this is encoded by the coding sequence ATGCCCAGTAGAACCGAAGAACTTCGCCCGGTGATCAAACGCGACGATCGCCTGCTCCTGAAAGTCGTCATCGGTTTATTCCTCACCTACGCCATCCTGGCCATCATCGTCGTTTCCGCTGGCCTGGACCGCTGGACGACGCTCGACCGAACCTTTACGCTCGCCCTACAACGAGCTTCCTCCCCCACTATGGACGCCATCATGGAGTTCATCAGTTGGTGGGCATCCGTCCCCGGTGCCTGCATCGTGATCCTCGGTATGGGCTTACTCTTCGCCCTCCGCAAGCGATGGGTTGAAGTAGGGTTTATGTTCCTTCCGTTGCTAGTCGTCCCCATTGTTTCGGTCGTTAAGCGCCTCTTCAATCGGGCCCGCCCCACGGCGGATACCGTCCGGGTAATCCGTGATTTCAACCACGAGAGTTTTCCCAGTGGCCACGTCGTTTTCTACGTCGTCCTGTTCGGCTTGGTGACCTATTTGCTATACCGCCACTGGCGCATCTCCAACTGGCTGCGTTTCCCCATCATCGCTTTCAGCATCTTCCTCATCGCTACGGTGCCCTTTTCCCGGATGTACCTCGGTGCCCACTGGTTCACGGACGTTACGGCGGGTTTTGTGCTGGGGGCGATGCTGCTGATTGGGTTGGTGGTTTGGTATAATCGAGTTTTGCGGAATAGGAATAAGGGCGCTGCCGCGGGTGCGGTGTGA
- the alaS gene encoding alanine--tRNA ligase, whose protein sequence is MKTSAQIRQDFLDFFRSKEHKIVPSAPIVNKDDPSLMFTNAGMNQFKDFFLGDKTPDRRRIADTQKCMRVSGKHNDLEDVGRDGTHHTMFEMLGNWSIGDYFKPEAIAWSFEFLTEKMGIDPERLYATVFEGAPDEGVPRDDEADAEWRKVLPASRILEGNKKDNFWEMGDTGPCGPCTEIHYDMRPAEERLKVNGADLVNVDDSGVVEIWNNVFIQFNRKADGSLENLPEQHVDTGMGFERLCMVMQDKEATYDTDVFTPIIAEIERLTGHTYGGSYAADAKADMATRVIADHLRAVAFTIADGQLPGSGGAGYVVRRILRRAVRYAYSFLDQKDPFINKLMPVLVREMGDAFPELKQQEGQITKIIESEEKSFLNTLENGLTRFAGLEVKNGKISGKDAFELYDTFGFPIDLTQLLATEAGHEVDIEGFEAGLAAQKARGRADAAKVVGDWTVLSDEDSTFIGYDYLSDAGARITKYRTVEVKKKPQYQVVLDRTPFYGESGGQAGDTGSIRVGDETIYVVDTQKENDLTVHTVNKLPEDPTADVITQVDERKRQATSANHTAAHLIHAALHQVLGSHAIQKGQDVQAKRMRFDFSHYEAMTAEEVAQTEKLVNEKIRQNIALLEQRDVPIAEAKNSGAMMLFGEKYGDAVRIITFDPDFSSELCGGTHVRHTGELGFCKITAESGVAAGVRRIEAVTGEGATAYVNERLATLAEIRGLVKGSSNPVKSVADLQEENRQLKKEIDKMQAAAAGDIKGDLQKAFAEVNGINFVAAKVALTDKAAIKNLAFQLTGEQHNSIVLLASEKEGKPSLALALSKDLADKGAYNAGKMIRGIAKHIRGGGGGQPFYAEAGGADASGIDAALEAAREAVANPSK, encoded by the coding sequence ATGAAGACTTCCGCCCAGATTCGCCAGGATTTCCTGGACTTTTTCCGCAGCAAAGAACACAAGATCGTGCCCTCCGCACCCATCGTGAATAAGGACGACCCGAGCCTGATGTTTACCAACGCGGGGATGAACCAATTCAAGGATTTCTTCCTGGGTGATAAGACCCCGGACCGGCGGCGGATCGCCGATACGCAGAAGTGTATGCGCGTCTCCGGCAAGCACAATGACTTGGAGGACGTGGGCCGCGACGGTACCCACCACACCATGTTCGAGATGCTGGGCAACTGGTCGATTGGCGACTATTTCAAGCCCGAAGCAATTGCCTGGAGCTTTGAATTCCTGACCGAAAAAATGGGTATCGACCCGGAACGTCTCTACGCCACCGTCTTCGAAGGCGCCCCCGACGAAGGCGTGCCCCGCGACGACGAAGCGGACGCCGAGTGGCGCAAAGTGCTGCCCGCCAGCCGCATCCTTGAAGGGAATAAAAAAGATAACTTTTGGGAGATGGGCGACACCGGCCCCTGCGGCCCGTGTACCGAGATCCACTACGACATGCGCCCCGCCGAAGAACGGCTGAAGGTGAATGGCGCCGACCTCGTCAACGTCGACGACTCCGGCGTGGTGGAGATCTGGAACAACGTTTTCATCCAGTTCAACCGCAAGGCCGACGGCAGTCTCGAAAACCTGCCCGAACAGCACGTCGATACCGGAATGGGTTTCGAACGCCTCTGCATGGTGATGCAGGATAAGGAAGCCACCTACGATACGGACGTCTTTACGCCCATCATCGCCGAGATCGAGCGCCTGACCGGCCACACCTACGGAGGTTCTTACGCCGCCGACGCCAAGGCCGACATGGCCACCCGCGTGATCGCCGATCACCTCCGCGCCGTGGCCTTCACCATTGCCGACGGACAGCTACCTGGCTCCGGTGGGGCGGGTTACGTCGTGCGCCGGATTTTGCGCCGGGCCGTTCGTTACGCCTACTCCTTCCTGGACCAGAAGGACCCCTTCATCAACAAATTGATGCCCGTGCTCGTGCGGGAAATGGGCGACGCCTTCCCCGAACTCAAGCAACAGGAAGGGCAGATCACGAAGATCATTGAGAGCGAGGAGAAATCCTTCCTCAACACGCTGGAAAATGGACTCACGCGCTTCGCCGGGCTGGAAGTGAAGAACGGCAAGATCAGCGGTAAGGACGCCTTTGAACTGTACGACACCTTCGGCTTCCCGATCGATCTCACCCAACTCCTCGCTACGGAAGCGGGCCACGAGGTGGACATCGAAGGCTTCGAAGCCGGCCTCGCCGCCCAGAAAGCCCGGGGCCGCGCCGACGCCGCCAAAGTGGTGGGGGACTGGACGGTGCTCTCCGACGAAGACTCAACCTTCATCGGTTACGACTACCTCTCCGACGCCGGCGCCCGCATCACCAAGTACCGGACGGTGGAAGTCAAAAAGAAACCGCAGTACCAAGTGGTCCTGGACCGCACCCCCTTCTACGGTGAAAGCGGTGGGCAGGCCGGGGATACGGGCAGTATCCGCGTGGGTGATGAGACGATCTACGTCGTCGATACCCAGAAGGAAAATGACCTGACCGTCCACACCGTCAACAAATTACCGGAGGACCCAACGGCCGACGTCATCACCCAGGTGGACGAACGGAAGCGTCAGGCGACCAGCGCTAACCACACGGCGGCCCACCTCATTCACGCGGCACTACACCAGGTGCTGGGTAGCCACGCCATCCAGAAGGGGCAGGACGTACAGGCCAAACGAATGCGCTTCGATTTCAGCCACTACGAAGCGATGACGGCCGAGGAGGTCGCCCAAACGGAAAAATTGGTCAACGAAAAAATCCGCCAAAACATCGCGCTGCTGGAGCAACGGGACGTCCCCATCGCCGAGGCCAAAAACTCCGGCGCGATGATGCTCTTCGGCGAGAAGTACGGCGATGCGGTGCGGATCATCACTTTTGATCCTGACTTCAGCTCGGAGTTGTGTGGGGGTACCCACGTCCGCCATACCGGCGAACTGGGTTTCTGTAAGATCACCGCCGAATCCGGGGTTGCCGCGGGCGTCCGCCGCATTGAGGCCGTTACCGGTGAAGGGGCGACGGCTTACGTCAACGAGCGGCTCGCGACCTTGGCGGAGATCCGGGGTTTGGTGAAAGGTTCCAGCAACCCAGTGAAATCCGTAGCCGATCTGCAGGAGGAGAACCGCCAATTGAAAAAGGAGATCGACAAGATGCAGGCCGCCGCGGCGGGAGACATCAAAGGTGACCTCCAGAAGGCTTTTGCGGAAGTCAACGGCATCAACTTCGTAGCCGCCAAGGTGGCGCTGACGGACAAAGCCGCCATCAAAAACCTCGCCTTCCAACTGACGGGAGAGCAGCATAATTCTATCGTCCTCCTGGCCAGCGAGAAGGAAGGTAAGCCATCATTAGCCCTCGCCTTAAGCAAAGATCTCGCAGATAAAGGAGCGTACAACGCCGGCAAGATGATCCGGGGCATCGCCAAGCACATCCGTGGCGGTGGAGGCGGCCAACCCTTCTACGCCGAAGCCGGTGGCGCCGATGCCTCGGGAATCGATGCGGCCCTTGAGGCAGCCCGCGAAGCCGTAGCGAACCCGAGCAAATAA
- a CDS encoding SCP2 sterol-binding domain-containing protein — MTFEEFKAGVEKAGAKAPNLGKSLKLNLDEGTIHIDMTGDNGAVVTEEDKEADTVVTTNVDTLDQLRTGQLNPMMAMMGGKVKIKGDMGLAMKLQGLLS; from the coding sequence ATGACCTTCGAAGAATTCAAAGCCGGCGTAGAAAAAGCGGGCGCCAAAGCACCTAACCTCGGCAAATCCCTCAAACTCAACCTCGACGAAGGGACCATCCACATCGACATGACGGGCGACAATGGTGCCGTCGTAACCGAGGAGGATAAGGAAGCCGATACCGTTGTTACCACCAACGTCGACACCCTCGACCAACTCCGCACTGGACAGCTTAACCCCATGATGGCGATGATGGGAGGTAAGGTGAAGATCAAGGGCGATATGGGCTTGGCGATGAAATTGCAGGGGTTGCTTAGTTAG